The proteins below come from a single Metarhizium brunneum chromosome 1, complete sequence genomic window:
- the TRYP_3 gene encoding Trypsin yields the protein MVRKAVTTLAIAFASATATAAAMDKRIVNGEEAKPGDFPFIVSIGSTPSGKSHFCAGSLLDNITVLTAGHCVASAYYVRAGTQDLGEAADVAEVAYAKSHPDFNLTTKDANYYAVNDIGIVKLSTPINRSDKIEYATLPEDGWHPAVKSTGRTAGWGPTISGKGSPKAVDHLRVLDIPVRPLEECLQYSLVPDNKDTKICAGGDGKITTRYDGGGPFIDQDTGYLSGVVSQAMSDAKYPGTFTNVGSYMSFIEEYRGSNGRPDPNAPSRAKLLQEAAKKFISEDEVFEHCDRTGQPRLDCYEAKKPCDTQRRKKPNQTHEEYFQCIDEEVIKWQKFLEEYDNQGNKKVQG from the exons ATGGTTCGCAAGGCAGTTACTACACTTGCTATCGCGTTTGCTTCTGCTACGGCAACCGCGGCGGCTATGGACAAGAGGATTGTCAACGGGGAAGAGGCTAAACCAGGCGATTTTCCATTTATTGTTAGTATTGGCTCGACGCCTTCGGGGAAGAGCCATTTTTGCGCCGGCAGCTTGTTGGACAACATTACAGTTCTTACTGCTGGCCATTGCGTTGCATCTGCCTACTACGTCAGAGCAGGAACACAG GACCTTGGCGAGGCCGCGGACGTTGCAGAGGTAGCATACGCCAAGTCGCACCCTGATTTCAACTTGACTACAAAAGACGCCAATTATTATGCTGTTAATGACATTGGAATCGTCAAGTTATCAACTCCAATTAACAGGAGCGACAAAATCGAATATGCCACGCTGCCCGAAGACGGCTGGCACCCCGCGGTTAAGTCCACCGGAAGAACTGCAGGCTG GGGTCCAACGATCAGCGGAAAAGGCTCTCCGAAGGCAGTCGACCACCTCCGCGTGCTTGATATTCCTGTTCGCCCACTTGAGGAGTGCCTGCAATACTCTCTAGTTCCTGATAATAAAGACACAAAAATATGCGCTGGTGGAGATGGCAAGATTACAACAAGAtatgatggcggcggccctTTTATTGACCAGGACACTGGATACTTGAGTGGTGTCGTGTCGCAAGCGATGAGCGACGCGAAATATCCAGGGACATTTACTAATGTTGGCAGCTACATGTCGTTTATTGAGGAATATCGTGGGTCTAACGGTCGTCCTGATCCTAATGCTCCGTCTAGGGCTAAGCTTCTCCAagaggctgccaagaagtTCATTTCCGAGGATGAGGTTTTCGAGCACTGCGATAGGACCGGACAGCCTAGGCTAGACTGCTACGAGGCTAAAAAGCCTTGTGATACGCAGCGACGAAAGAAGCCCAATCAAACGCACGAGGAATATTTTCAATGTATTGATGAAGAAGTAATCAAGTGGCAAAAGTTCTTGGAAGAATACGATAATCAAGGTAACAAGAAGGTGCAAGGTTGA